In bacterium, the DNA window ATTTCCGCGTCCTGGGGCGAGCAGATGAACCGTTTTTCCTTGTAGAGGCCCTTGCTCTTGATCGCTTCTATTTCCTCGGCGAATCCGGCGCGGGACACCTTCGAGTAGGCCATGACTCCTCCTGACGAAAAGAGGTGGCGTTTTTTTTATAGATGAGTGCGTAGGCCGTCCCCTCCCCCCTTGGGGGGAGGGTTAGGGAGGGGGGTCCCCTACTTGGCCTGGAACTTCTTCACCAGCGCCACGATGGAGTTCACCGTGTCGAAGGCCTCGGGGGTGGCCTCCTCGTCGGGGAGCTTGATGTCGTACTTCTTCTCCAGGAAGACCTTGAGGGAGACCATGGAGAAGCTGTCCACGATTCCGCTGGAGATGAGCGGCGTATCGTCATCTATTTTGATGTCGTCGTCCTCGTCAACGTATTCGCCGATGACGTACTCGCGGACGGTATCGTGCATCTCGCGGGACATGGGCGTTCCTTTCAGATTTAATATC includes these proteins:
- a CDS encoding acyl carrier protein — encoded protein: MSREMHDTVREYVIGEYVDEDDDIKIDDDTPLISSGIVDSFSMVSLKVFLEKKYDIKLPDEEATPEAFDTVNSIVALVKKFQAK